The Curtobacterium poinsettiae DNA segment CGCGGCCCGCGCGACCGCGGCCGGCACGTGCCACTGCGGCGGTCGGACGCCCGACGCCGTGCAGATGCCGGCGAGCAGGTCGGCGACCGGGCGGGGCTCACCGTTCGTGACGACGTAGGCCTTGCCGTGGACGCCGTCGTCCGTGACGCGCTCGAGCGCCGCGACCATCGCCGTCGCGGCGTTGTCGACGTAGAGCGTGTCGATGAGCGCGGCGCCGGAGTCGAGCAGCGGGAGTCGTCCGGCCCGGGCCCGCTCGACGATCCGTCCGATGAGCTGCGTGTCGCCCGGACCCCACACCAGGTGCGGCCGGACCGCCACGACGGCGAACTCCGGGGCGTCGGCGTCGAGCGCCAGGAGCTCCGCAGCGGCCTTGGTGCGGGCGTAGTCGCCACGCGCATGGGACGGTTCGGCCGGACCGGCGTCGGCCCCGACGAGCGACGAACCGGTGTGCGCGACCGACGGCGACGACACGAAGACGAAGCGTCCGACCCCGGCGGCGCGGGCGGCCCGCAGCAGCGAGCGTGTGCCCTCGATGTTGACCCGGGCGAAGTCAGCCGGGTCCCCGGCGAGCGACACCTTCGCAGCCAGGTGCACGACGGCCTCGACCCCGTCGACCGCGCGGGCGATCGCGGCGTCGTCGGTCATCGTCCCGGCGACGTCCTGCACCCCGGGCACTCCGGAGGGACGACGTTGGAAGGTCCGGACCTCGTGCCCGGCGTCCCGCACGGCGGCTGCGGTGGCCTGCCCGAGGAACCCGCTGGCACCGGTGACCAGGACCTTCACGGACGCACCATCCGTCCGCCGGACAGCACCGAGCCGGCCCAGCGGGACAGCCGGGTGCGGTCGACCTTGGAGTTGTGCCGGATGTCGGTCGGCAGCACGGGCACGACGAGCACCGCGGCGAGTGGCACTCCGGCGGCGGCACGGACCGCTCCGGCGAGCTGCGGCGACGCCAGACCCGGCCGCCGTACGGCGGGGTCGGTCTCGACGACGGCCACCACCTGCTGCGTGCCGACCGGACCGATGCCTGCGACGCCGGCGCGTCCGACACCGTCGACGCCCTCGATCCGCTGCTCCGGCCCCACCGGCGTGACGACCCGGTCCGGAGTGGTGAGCACGTGCTGCAGCCGGCCCTCGACCCAGATCCGTCCCGCGGCGTCCAGGTGCCCGACGTCCCCGGTGCGGTGCCCGCGCGGGTCGTCGACGCCGAGGCGCGAGACCCGGTCGGTGCGCCAGAGCCGGTCGTAGTGGTCGCGCACGTGTGGTGCCGCGACGACGATCTCGCCGGTGACCCCGGGCTCGTCCGTCAGGGCTCCGGTCGAGCGCCCGGAACCGTCGAGCGGCGCGATGCGGACGCGGACGTTCGCTGCCGGCACCCCCACGCAGATCCCCTCGTCGTCGGACCGTCCGGCGGCTCGGACCCCGTCGAGGTCGACGTCCGTCATGAGCAGCCCCTCGGTCATGCCGTAGGGGGTGTGCGCGCTGGCGTTCGGCATCAGCTCGGTCGCCGCGGTCAGCAGCGCAGCCGAGACGGGAGCTCCGGCCGACAGGAACAGCCGCACGCCCCGCAGTGCCTGGCGGTCGGCGTCGGTGAGTTCCGAAGCGGTCGCGACGACGTTCGCCAGGGCCGCCGGCGACAGGAACACCACGGTGGCATCAGCCGCGGCGACCGAGGCCGCGACCGCCTTCGCCGTCAGGGTGCGCGGCGCGGTGACGTCCATGTCGGGCGCGACCGACCGGGCGCCGAGGGCCGGGCCGAGCAGCGCGAACGGTGCGAAACCGGCGACGAGCCCGGTGCCGACACCGACGTCGTACTGGGTGGCCAGGGCGTCCCGGACGGCACTGAGCTGCCCGTGCGTGTACACGACGCCCTTCGCCGGGCCGGTCGATCCCGAGGTGAAGAGCACGGCAGCGGGCGCGTCCGGCGACGGGGCCGTCGGTAGCGCGGTGCCGTGGGCGAGACGGCGGGCGCCGCGGCGGGCGACGTCGACGAGCGTGTGCTCCACCCGCAGTGCCTTCCGGGCCGGCGCGGGCAACGAGACCGTCGCGATGCGTCGCCCCGGCCAGCCGAGAGCACGCGCGGCACCGAGCCCGGGCAGCGCGCCGATGATCCAGTCCGGTCGGGCTCCGCGGACGGCCCGGGTCAGGCCGCCGAGTCCGAGTCCGGCGTCCGCGACGACGACGACCGCCCCGATCCGCACGCAGGCGTACAGGACGGCGGTCAGGTCGGCGCCGGGGGTCACCAGGAGCGAGACACGGTCGCCGCTCCGGACGCCCAGGTCGTCGAGTCCTGCGGCGATCTCGTCGACCCGTCGGGCGAGCAGCCGCCAGGTGATCGTACGGGGGCCGCCGGCGGCGGCCATCTCGACCAGCGCGGGTTCGTCGCGCTCGCGCAGTTCGTCGAGCCGCGCCCAGAGCGGCGGGGTCGCCTGTGCGGGCGGGCCCGGGTCCACGGCGGCCTGGAGGCCCGTGGGGGCCTGGGCAGGACGGCCACCGTCCGGCAGGCGGTCACCGAGCCAGTCGAACACCGCGCCCGCCACGTCGGCGTCATCGGGCAGCAGGTGCCCGGCGCCCTCGAACGTATGGACGTCGGCGTGCGGCACGCGTTCGGTCAGGTCGTCGAGGTAGCGCTCGAGGAACACCGGGTCGCGCGGACCCCAGAGCAGGAGCACCGGCACGTCGAGCGCGGCGACACCGGCGGCGATGCGGTCGAGTTCCGGGGTGCTCCGGTGCCGGGCGTCGACGGGGATGTCCGC contains these protein-coding regions:
- a CDS encoding NAD-dependent epimerase/dehydratase family protein, with translation MKVLVTGASGFLGQATAAAVRDAGHEVRTFQRRPSGVPGVQDVAGTMTDDAAIARAVDGVEAVVHLAAKVSLAGDPADFARVNIEGTRSLLRAARAAGVGRFVFVSSPSVAHTGSSLVGADAGPAEPSHARGDYARTKAAAELLALDADAPEFAVVAVRPHLVWGPGDTQLIGRIVERARAGRLPLLDSGAALIDTLYVDNAATAMVAALERVTDDGVHGKAYVVTNGEPRPVADLLAGICTASGVRPPQWHVPAAVARAAGSVVEAVWRVRPGEDEPPMTRFLAEQLSTAHWFDQRRTRQDLGWTPSVSIDEGLERLAAAAAQASSAAT
- a CDS encoding alpha/beta fold hydrolase; protein product: MRSRLPRVAASTAPATQPPSLPGLDPAWSRLVSVPEWSGDRAGGTDRAARTWHLLDTAGALAALGVEPVGTILCVHGNPTWSYLWRSVLRTSLEVAQAGGPAWRVVAVDQLDMGFSERTGVERGLAQRVADLGALTDELGLTGPVVTLGHDWGGVVSLGWAVDHPDVLAAAMTCNTAVHQPDDAPIPAPLRLALGPGMLGRATVVTPAFLETTLAIAHPKLDRATADGYRAPYRGAARRGGIGGFVADIPVDARHRSTPELDRIAAGVAALDVPVLLLWGPRDPVFLERYLDDLTERVPHADVHTFEGAGHLLPDDADVAGAVFDWLGDRLPDGGRPAQAPTGLQAAVDPGPPAQATPPLWARLDELRERDEPALVEMAAAGGPRTITWRLLARRVDEIAAGLDDLGVRSGDRVSLLVTPGADLTAVLYACVRIGAVVVVADAGLGLGGLTRAVRGARPDWIIGALPGLGAARALGWPGRRIATVSLPAPARKALRVEHTLVDVARRGARRLAHGTALPTAPSPDAPAAVLFTSGSTGPAKGVVYTHGQLSAVRDALATQYDVGVGTGLVAGFAPFALLGPALGARSVAPDMDVTAPRTLTAKAVAASVAAADATVVFLSPAALANVVATASELTDADRQALRGVRLFLSAGAPVSAALLTAATELMPNASAHTPYGMTEGLLMTDVDLDGVRAAGRSDDEGICVGVPAANVRVRIAPLDGSGRSTGALTDEPGVTGEIVVAAPHVRDHYDRLWRTDRVSRLGVDDPRGHRTGDVGHLDAAGRIWVEGRLQHVLTTPDRVVTPVGPEQRIEGVDGVGRAGVAGIGPVGTQQVVAVVETDPAVRRPGLASPQLAGAVRAAAGVPLAAVLVVPVLPTDIRHNSKVDRTRLSRWAGSVLSGGRMVRP